A window of the Scleropages formosus chromosome 21, fSclFor1.1, whole genome shotgun sequence genome harbors these coding sequences:
- the gpr179 gene encoding probable G-protein coupled receptor 179 — translation MDILQILLVLPPLLSTQSTSTFQGDVTADPIALTSTTSTRKASTSTSGSQTPGPSSKPAVEEEWAHVEAYLYSGNASLLSLAKCTQTYHLSGLQGSQAVLGPFLHQALDALTNAANFLNMIFQANDLRESSIREDMEWYHALVRGLMEGDPLIRRALFTFDTEPTALQPQLVLQASRPSYKSQDILLQDMSSAWERLHPPAPAPHISWYTAFKFSAQLAPTLSKRVLLNDLHTLDTPKWGRGDSYVTSQNGVHWADPPFLECDNRHFLPGWLLTLSTPFYGLKPDLSPEFRGVIRIDVNLQSFDVDQCAEGNDWFFNTHQCNRSSMHCEHIRGRGFRLGQYRCHCKEGFYSPLPATPDARVQEKRNGNGSGSSPPALPLCLPCWPGCKQCKDGAPCKVQEDWYLRAAVLTVQGFFMLLVLISMLVAYQFRRNKRIRASGLVLLETILFGSLLLYFPVFILYFKPSTFRCILLRWVRLLGFAIVYGTVTLKMYRVLKVFLSRTAHRVPYMSSTRLLKMLGVVVLTVCWFLTAWTAGALQNRDRSIPLVVSASTRQGQAFTQCDLDRWDYMMAIAEMLFLCWGSSLCSAVRMVPSAFHEPRYMSIAIHNELLVSLLFHVLRFFKPFLHPDWTLLLFFMHTHITVTVTVALLFIPKFLHVSRPLREEIAAEVYEDEVDLRRSCSYFTSSFASAWNEHNFEPDDIRDELKKLYTQLEVHKTKKMTDNNPHLPKKRSSRLGLGQSIIKRITKIPESMSRQCSREEKDVSLCGRTGSKQSSCIKRGLESASIKSSEESFNQCALLLHKSHSTYDYSKDRQSHFVDPRDVSLLDSLMRRKLAKAAFERSEIKSVDAVPFVYKSASAHNLSVDQQLLQPEPKKLQKSLSVMTSNKEGSHEQAGKSCNVEQTLDVSRAKKQDSQSRLGASISSQTLNALLSESFDKAEVCPWELEDHLPEGKSQKHVTYATGSCRSQRTLERTDSPAIQQCHLGPWDTLTMDYSKTTEDKHGGAEASDSDSESIKPQVPLSSSAPHSPVTGVGKQKEQRVFSFYGRPALSMKEASEQLPIGHQGNFAADICPWEVEDTSSSSMVMNSARFPEEIKEIEKTQRKEGLPANVCPSQEEKMVRHRSEDRSSVTNEVRGISQNQDGLKKEDPNKTTYSTKKTVDETTMKVEICPWDVVSAYIPQTNQSSIEDICPWDVKILEKEKKAQEGVLSEICPWETAEPERTFRQSEICPWEDKGSDITDSKKTDELKCTNSTQRMDNETPNIQSFVAEVCPWDVIASPQEKTQRMPTVIAEVCPWDVNQSDSPHVQLEASEPSPEGLKVMESTAEKQKSPMLWNTETDEGEKMTKMQDVSAISGQSCPLELETCQAEGKREHERNRGSLISMGESPNDSTVPRQTSITVEPCPWRFPEMSVNMQEICPWVSMSAKPSLVKQTAIQLSSEEPEAADTKEETTFVSNCSVTAKTASPDIQTTEKQDKTKGRSGVGQGLAPLATKESEGTTVRHAGTDTNEHPLERVEVTSSGELPLGFGTQSSAAAVPMLETATTETKSSKSSHEAGEAQPEHPAAYCDSFNPWHEQEVKRSLIFPNSAPWEGENTTNDAESEAEAFYFPPEL, via the exons ATGGATATTCTGCAAATCTTGCTGGTGTTGCCTCCTCTCCTGTCTACACAGAGCACCTCAACCTTCCAGGGTGATGTCACAGCTGATCCCATAGCGCTAACCAGCACAACAAGTACGAGAAAGGCTTCCACTTCCACTTCTGGCTCTCAGACCCCTGGACCCAGTTCCAAACCTGCGGTAGAGGAAGAGTGGGCTCACGTGGAAGCTTATTTGTACAGCGGAAACGCAAGCCTCCTGTCGCTGGCAAAGTGCACACAAACGTATCACTTGAGCGGGCTGCAGGGCTCTCAGGCTGTCCTCGGTCCCTTTCTGCATCAAGCCTTGGATGCTCTCACTAATGCTGCCAACTTCCTCAACATGATCTTCCAGGCCAATGACTTGCGGGAAAGCAGCATAAGGGAAGACATGGAGTGGTACCACGCGCTGGTGCGTGGCCTGATGGAGGGTGATCCCCTCATTCGCCGAGCGCTCTTCACCTTCGATACGGAACCTACCGCTCTGCAGCCACAGCTCGTGCTCCAAGCTTCCCGGCCCAGTTACAAGTCCCAGGACATTTTACTGCAGGACATGTCCTCTGCTTGGGAGCGCCTGCATCCACCTGCCCCGGCACCACACATCAGCTGGTACACTGCCTTCAAGTTTTCGGCCCAGCTGGCTCCCACCCTCTCCAAGCGAGTACTCCTCAATGACCTCCACACCCTGGACACACCGAAATGGGGCCGAGGCGACAGCTATGTGACCAGTCAGAATGGGGTGCACTGGGCAGACCCACCCTTTTTAGAGTGTGACAACAGGCACTTCTTACCTGGCTGGTTACTCACCCTCTCCACTCCTTTCTATGGTCTCAAACCCGACCTGAGCCCAGAGTTCAG GGGTGTGATCCGCATAGATGTCAATCTGCAGAGCTTTGATGTGGATCAGTGTGCCGAGGGAAACGACTGGTTCTTCAACACACACCAGTGCAACCGCTCCAGCATGCAT TGCGAGCACATTCGGGGACGGGGCTTTCGGCTCGGACAGTATCGCTGCCATTGCAAGGAGGGGTTCTACAGCCCGCTGCCGGCCACCCCAGATGCAC GAGTTCAGGAGAAGAGAAATGGAAACGGCAGCGGAAGCTCTCCTCCTGCACTACCCCTGTGTCTGCCCTGCTGGCCAGGCTGCAAGCAGTGCAAGGATGGAGCCCCTTGCAAGGTTCAGGAGGACTGGTACCTGCGGGCAGCTGTGCTCACGGTGCAGGGCTTTTTCATGCTCCTTGTCCTCATCAGTATGTTGGTCGCTTACCAGTTTCGTAGAAACAAG AGGATCAGAGCATCGGGCCTGGTGCTGCTGGAAACCATCCTGTTCGGCTCACTGCTCCTCTACTTTCCT GTGTTCATTCTATACTTCAAGCCCAGCACCTTTCGGTGTATTTTGCTCCGCTGGGTGCGTCTCTTGGGATTTGCCATCGTTTATGGCACAGTGACACTGAAGATGTACCG GGTTCTAAAAGTGTTCCTGTCCCGAACCGCCCATCGTGTGCCCTACATGTCAAGCACACGCTTGCTGAAGATGCTCGGCGTGGTGGTGCTCACAGTTTGCTGGTTCCTGACCGCCTGGACGGCTGGTGCTCTGCAGAACCGTGACCGCAGCATTCCCTTAGTGGTCAGCGCGAGCACCAGGCAGGGTCAGGCCTTCACTCAGTGTGATCTCGATCGCTGGGACTACATGATGGCCATAG CGGAGATGCTGTTCTTGTGCTGGGGCAGTTCGCTGTGCAGTGCCGTCAGGATGGTGCCCTCCGCTTTCCACGAGCCTCGCTACATGAGCATCGCGATCCACAATGAGCTTCTGGTCTCCTTGCTCTTCCACGTTCTCCG GTTCTTCAAGCCCTTTCTGCACCCCGACTGGacgctgctgcttttcttcatgcacacacacatcaccgtCACCGTTACTGTGGCTCTGCTCTTCATTCCCAAG TTTCTACACGTGTCACGGCCGCTGCGCGAGGAAATTGCTGCTGAAGTGTACGAGGACGAGGTTGACCTGCGACGCTCCTGCTCCTATTTTACCAGCAGCTTCGCTTCTGCGTGGAATGAACACAACTTTGAGCCCGATGACATCAGG GATGAGTTAAAGAAGCTGTATACACAGTTGGAGGTGCACAAAACTAAGAAAATGACTGATAACAACCCTCACCTGCCAAAAAAGCGCAGTTCTCGACTAGGACTGGGGCAGTCCATCATAAAGCGCATCACAAAGATTCCCGAGTCCATGAGTCGCCAGTGCAGCCGCGAGGAGAAGGACGTGTCACTGTGCGGTCGAACCGGCAGCAAGCAAAGCTCATGCATAAAAAGGGGGCTGGAATCAGCGAGCATCAAATCTTCAGAAGAATCATTCAACCAGTGCGCTCTTCTGCTGCACAAGTCGCACAGCACCTATGACTACAGCAAAGATCGCCAGTCCCACTTCGTAGATCCCAGAGACGTCTCGCTGCTCGACTCCTTGATGAGGAGGAAGTTGGCTAAGGCAGCATTTGAGCGCTCTGAAATAAAGTCTGTAGATGCTGTGCCTTTCGTGTACAAGTCCGCCAGTGCTCACAACCTCTCTGTTGACCAACAACTGTTGCAGCCCGAACCAAAGAAGCTGCAGAAATCACTGAGTGTGATGACAAGCAACAAGGAAGGTTCACATGAGCAAGCAGGTAAATCTTGTAATGTGGAGCAAACCCTTGATGTCAGCAGGGCAAAAAAGCAAGACAGCCAGTCTAGACTTGGTGCCTCCATAAGTTCTCAAACGTTAAACGCCCTTCTGTCTGAGTCATTTGACAAAGCAGAAGTCTGTCCCTGGGAGCTTGAGGATCATCTCCCAGAAGGTAAAAGTCAGAAGCATGTCACCTATGCGACTGGCTCATGCCGTAGCCAAAGAACCCTGGAAAGGACAGACTCTCCTGCCATTCAGCAATGTCACCTTGGTCCATGGGACACCCTGACCATGGACTACTCC AAAACGACAGAGGACAAACACGGAGGGGCAGAGGCATCAGACTCCGATTCGGAATCGATCAAACCTCAGGTTCCTCTCTCATCCAGTGCTCCACATTCCCCTGTAACAGGAGTAGGAAAGCAAAAAGAGCAGCGGGTCTTCTCATTCTATGGCAGACCTGCTCTCTCCATGAAAG AGGCATCTGAGCAGCTTCCAATAGGACACCAGGGTAATTTCGCTGCTGACATCTGTCCTTGGGAGGTGGAGGACACCAGCAGCTCCTCCATGGTAATGAATTCTGCCAGATTTCCTGAAGAGATAAAGGAAATAGAGAAGACTCAACGGAAGGAAGGACTCCCTGCTAATGTATGTCCTTCACAGGAAGAGAAAATGGTAAGGCACAGAAGTGAGGATAGAAGCTCTGTTACAAATGAAGTACGGGGCATATCACAGAATCAGGATGGACTGAAGAAAGAGGATCCCAATAAAACAACATACAGCACAAAAAAGACTGTGGATGAAACCACAATGAAGGTAGAAATATGTCCCTGGGATGTTGTATCTGCATACATTCCTCAAACAAATCAGAGTAGCATAGAAGACATCTGTCCCTGGGATGTGAAGATActagaaaaagagaagaaagcacaGGAAGGTGTGCTCAGTGAAATATGCCCCTGGGAAACAGCTGAGCCTGAGAGAACATTTAGACAGTCAGAAATCTGCCCGTGGGAAGACAAAGGAAGTGATATCACTGACAGCAAGAAAACAGACGAACTTAAATGTACAAACAGCACGCAGAGAATGGACAATGAAACTCCAAACATTCAGAGTTTCGTGGCAGAAGTGTGCCCCTGGGATGTCATTGCATCCCCCCaggaaaagacacaaagaaTGCCAACAGTTATTGCAGAAGTGTGTCCCTGGGACGTAAATCAAAGTGATTCTCCTCATGTCCAACTTGAGGCCTCTGAGCCTTCTCCAGAAGGACTGAAAGTTATGGAAAgcacagcagaaaaacaaaagagtcCAATGCTCTGGAATACAGAGACTGATGAAGGAGAGAAGATGACAAAAATGCAAGATGTTTCTGCTATCTCTGGCCAGTCCTGCCCTTTGGAGCTGGAGACATGCCAGGCTGAAGGTAAGCGTGAACATGAGAGGAATAGGGGATCTCTGATCTCCATGGGAGAATCTCCCAATGACAGCACAGTGCCAAGACAGACGAGCATCACTGTAGAACCCTGTCCATGGCGTTTCCCTGAGATGTCAGTGAACATGCAGGAGATCTGTCCCTGGGTCTCGATGAGTGCCAAGCCCAGCCTTGTGAAGCAGACAGCCATCCAGCTGTCTTCAGAGGAGCCTGAGGCAGCAGATACAAAAGAAGAAACAACTTTTGTCAGTAACTGCTCAGTCACAGCAAAAACTGCTTCCCCCGACATCCAGACCACAGAGAAGCAAGACAAGACAAAAGGGCGGAGTGGTGTTGGCCAAGGTCTTGCTCCACTGGCGACTAAGGAATCTGAAGGGACAACAGTGAGACACGCTGGCACTGACACTAATGAGCATCCTTTGGAAAGAGTAGAAGTTACATCAAGTGGAGAGCTGCCATTGGGCTTCGGTACCCAATCTTCAGCTGCTGCAGTGCCAATGCTAGAAACTGCCACAACAGAGACAAAGTCTAGCAAAAGCTCTCATGAAGCAGGAGAAGCACAGCCTGAGCACCCTGCAGCTTACTGCGACTCATTCAATCCTTGGCATGAGCAGGAGGTGAAACGATCTCTCATCTTCCCAAACTCGGCCCCCTGGGAAGGTGAAAACACGACAAATGATGCGGAGAGCGAAGCGGAAGCCTTCTACTTCCCACCCGAGCTGTGA
- the psmb3 gene encoding proteasome subunit beta type-3 — protein MSIMSYNGGAVMAMRGKDCVAIASDRRFGVQAQMVTTDFQKIFPMGDRLYIGLAGLATDVQTVSQRLKFRLNLYELKEGRQIKPKTFMSMVSNLLYERRFGPYYIEPVIAGLDPKTFEPFICSLDLIGCPMVTEDFVVSGTCAEQMYGMCESLWEPDMEPEDLFETISQAMLNAVDRDAVSGMGVVVHVIEKNKVTTRTLKARMD, from the exons atg TCTATCATGTCATATAATGGCGGGGCAGTGATGGCCATGCGGGGCAAGGACTGCGTGGCCATTGCCTCTGACCGCCGCTTTGGAGTTCAGGCACAGATGGTCACCACAGACTTCCAGAAGATATTTCCCATGGGGGACCGCCTCTACATTGGCCTGGCAGGCCTGGCTACAGATGTGCAGACTGT GTCTCAGCGTCTTAAATTCCGACTTAACCTGTACGAGTTGAAGGAGGGCCGTCAGATCAAGCCCAAAACTTTCATGAGCATGGTGTCCAACCTGCTTTATGAGAGGAG GTTTGGTCCATATTACATTGAGCCTGTAATTGCGGGTCTGGACCCAAAGACGTTTGAGCCTTTCATCTGCTCGCTGGACCTAATTGGCTGCCCCATGGTAACAGAGGACTTTGTGGTTAGCGGCACTTGCGCTGAGCAGATGTACGGCATGTGTGAGTCGCTGTGGGAGCCAGACATG GAGCCAGAGGACTTGTTTGAGACCATTTCACAAGCCATGCTGAACGCCGTAGACAGAGATGCCGTTTCTGGCATGGGTGTTGTCGTGCATGTCAT TGAAAAAAACAAGGTTACAACTCGGACCCTGAAGGCAAGAATGGATTAG